Proteins from one Anopheles nili chromosome 2, idAnoNiliSN_F5_01, whole genome shotgun sequence genomic window:
- the LOC128721844 gene encoding centrosomin, translated as MSSDRAKLSTSLDESQLSQVRECLASFTENTNIGLHQDATMDNSYAMGFRSPSINALAGHGSPVQVRSLRENEEEISTLRKENFNLKLRIYFLEQKAGICSDSDLPALGVTTASSSGASCDGNYLKQNIDLKVEVESLRRELQEKLDLLRQAAKAIEVLEEGHRKTEEKHREMVNDLNNRIEMHQLEIKTLEKVAGELKQQHRELQLSTSRTANDAEDDQNVVQSAEATPRTPRDNAGESLLDFLDTVQQHSELSVQEKLKALEMDNVIRQCQDRNEELSHQLEQLQAVIDEKTSKISQLEAELGELRFENAELREENEKPQADVEIERLKKQIFDVRSELAEKLCVLDDTELKLKEKTAEHTKSCKMVEKLVKAITEQDKEIAKLKRNSPTDLNGRDAIRKNISLPSEHGTAGSSIHEVQEILDQDRKPVSQSEYDALVQRSKLLQQKNDTLIHKLCGSGGNADHRNDRNIIIKQLNDELIQAREEAEKAQKWRKECADLCAISTLRLEELAGFLDSLLKNKELVSSLSMDRRKAIRKAVDRSLDLSRSLNMSISVTGFSLVGNNSLAQLSCLTGLLDQSMGDTLALGESASEDVEEYDKENRTTNNAKGQASCNGTAVGGTLGGGINQTKQMIETLRAENKALRGELLEQQQQQLRSKRRESKERKSMPIEPISDSEAWSEPDRGVSLARIGLEDSAALKQKASPTGSGGAINSSGHHTAAMGMMELSSTSDNESALPGAGGANFGGTQRKSGGSAAEIKQLQDMVSSLNEALREKDGTILAIQSRLVDLDSELQRERIRLATVESNASGNRQLSERWEREATESREKAERAAERLVLLESDIRQKDAQIEKLRKEREQTAVDLRVAVMKLQTMHTEYEEMQERHKRDIDAMLVKEQQKLEELRRSLNESFRNELQLKQQSFDTALAQNYISKNIHQEKLRELEELHYRLEDAHNDISTMAQAADAMRNQLTDHERSVLAMKKSLDDVTLQASKAAIERTKALNEKRQLESELGRARDDVEQLKAEKNELNERLQVVMQASRQVSTGAGNARPDTSDGRHSASATDEELTGRRRLENSSPDLGIESDPGRLSNMELGHSSALKVSASPQQRPLLKTLELTKSMSNLLLNPTLEIKTEDGDSSKGAGQEMLQATTIVKHDCAKIEADYGELKRRYKETRRCLSQAYDNIKSANKRKEQLEVDIKQQIHKTRAVLKTVHNNMDPGNDRV; from the exons AAACATCGGTTTGCATCAGGATGCCACAATGGACAACTCCT ATGCGATGGGATTCCGTTCTCCATCAATAAACGCACTGGCGGGTCACGGTTCGCCGGTTCAAGTGCGATCGTTACGCGAGAATGAAGAGGAAATTTCGACGCTTCGCAAGGAGAACTTCAACCTTAAATTACGTATATATTTCCTCGAGCAGAAGGCAGGAATATGTTCCGACAGCGACCTACCCGCGCTGGGTGTGACTACGGCGTCCTCATCGGGTGCGTCATGCGACGGCAACTATCTCAAGCAGAACATCGATCTGAAG GTCGAGGTGGAATCACTTCGCCGGGAGCTGCAGGAGAAACTAGATCTACTGCGCCAGGCGGCCAAAGCGATCGAGGTGCTCGAGGAGGGCCATCGTAAGACGGAAGAGAAACATCGCGAGATGGTGAACGATCTGAACAACCGCATCGAGATGCACCAGCTCGAGATTAAGACACTGGAAAAGGTAGCAGGAGAGctgaagcagcagcatcgcgAGCTACAACTATCGACCAGTCGTACGGCAAATGACGCGGAAGATGATCAGAACGTCGTACAGTCGGCGGAGGCAACACCGAGGACGCCACGGGACAACGCCGGGGAGAGTTTACTCGATTTCCTCGACACGGTGCAGCAGCATAGCGAGCTAAGCGTCCAGGAGAAGCTGAAGGCTCTCGAGATGGACAACGTCATCCGCCAGTGCCAGGACCGGAACGAGGAGCTGAGCCATCAGCTGGAACAGCTGCAGGCCGTAATTGACGAAAAGACATCCAAAATTAGTCAGCTGGAGGCGGAGCTGGGCGAACTTCGTTTTGAAAATGCGGAACTGCgtgaggaaaatgaaaaaccgcAGGCCGATGTCGAG ATTGAACGACTTAAGAAACAAATCTTCGATGTCCGATCGGAACTCGCCGAGAAGCTATGCGTCCTTGATGATACTGAGTTGAagctgaaagaaaaaacggccGAACATACCAAATCCTGCAAAATGGTCGAGAAACTAGTCAAAGCAATAACGGAACAGGACAAAGAAATTGCCAAACTGAAGCGCAATTCG CCGACCGATTTAAATGGTCGTGATGCCATACGAAAG AACATATCACTTCCTTCCGAGCACGGCACCGCCGGCAGCAGTATTCACGAAGTGCAAGAAATCTTAGATCAAGACCGGAAACCCGTGAGCCAGTCCGAGTATGACGCGTTGGTACAGCGATCGAAGCTGCTGCAACAAAAGAATGATACGCTCATCCACAAGCTATGTGGCAGCGGAGGAAACGCTGACCATCGGAATGACCGCAACATCATCATTAAGCAGCTCAACGACGAGTTGATTCAGGCACGCGAGGAAGCAGAGAAGGCGCAAAAATGGCGCAAAGAGTGTGCGGATCTGTGCGCAATTTCGACGTTGCGGCTGGAGGAGCTGGCAGGATTTCTGGATTCGCTGCTCAAGAACAAGGAGCTGGTGAGCTCGCTGTCGATGGATCGTCGCAAGGCCATCCGGAAAGCCGTGGATCGAAGCCTGGATCTTTCTCGCAGCCTCAATATGTCGATCTCGGTGACTGGATTTTCGCTCGTCGGCAACAACAGTCTCGCGCAGCTTAGTTGCCTTACCGGGCTCCTGGACCAGTCGATGGGAGACACCCTAGCGCTTGGGGAGAGCGCCAGCGAAGATGTTGAAGAGTACGACAAAGAAAACCGCACGACAAACAACGCTAAAGGACAGGCGTCCTGCAACGGGACGGCCGTAGGAGGCACACTCGGTGGAGGAATAAACCAAACGAAGCAGATGATCGAAACGTTGCGAGCAGAGAACAAGGCCCTTCGAGGGGAACTGctggaacagcagcaacagcagttgcGCAGCAAACGCCGCGAGAGCAAAGAACGCAAATCAATGCCCATCGAGCCGATTTCGGACTCCGAAGCGTGGTCCGAACCAGACCGGGGTGTGTCGCTCGCCCGCATTGGGTTGGAAGATAGTGCGGCGCTTAAACAGAAGGCCTCTCCGACGGGTTCTGGGGGAGCAATAAATTCCTCAGGACACCACACAGCAGCCATGGGGATGATGGAGTTGAGTTCGACCTCGGACAACGAGTCAGCGCTGCCCGGAGCCGGTGGGGCCAATTTCGGCGGTACGCAGCGAAAGTCGGGAGGATCCGCGGCAGAAATCAAGCAGCTCCAAGATATGGTATCGTCGCTTAACGAGGCGCTTCGGGAGAAAGACGGCACTATCCTTGCGATTCAGAGTCGACTGGTGGATCTGGACAGCGAGTTGCAGCGTGAGCGCATACGTTTGGCGACCGTGGAGTCGAATGCATCCGGCAATCGGCAGTTATCCGAACGATGGGAACGCGAAGCAACGGAATCGAGAGAAAAGGCTGAACGTGCGGCGGAGCGGTTGGTGTTGCTCGAGAGTGACATCCGGCAGAAAGACGCTCAGATCGAGAAGTTGCGGAAGGAGCGCGAGCAAACCGCGGTGGACCTGCGAGTGGCGGTCATGAAGCTGCAGACAATGCACACCGAGTACGAGGAGATGCAGGAGCGGCACAAGCGCGACATCGATGCGATGCTGGTGAAAGAGCAGCAGAAGCTGGAGGAGCTGCGCCGCAGCCTAAACGAATCATTCCGCAACGAACTGCAGCTGAAGCAGCAATCCTTCGACACGGCCCTGGCGCAGAATTACATCTCCAAAAACATCCACCAGGAGAAGCTGCGCGAGCTGGAGGAGCTGCACTACCGGTTGGAGGATGCGCACAACGATATTTCCACGATGGCACAGGCCGCAGATGCCATGCGGAATCAGCTGACAGACCACGAGCGGTCGGTGCTGGCGATGAAGAAAAGTTTAGACGATGTGACCCTGCAGGCTTCCAAGGCGGCCATTGAACGCACGAAGGCCCTTAACGAAAAACGACAACTGGAGAGTGAGCTTGGGCGGGCACGGGATGACGTCGAACAGCTGAAGGCGGAGAAGAACGAGCTGAACGAGCGATTGCAAGTGGTCATGCAAGCTTCGCGCCAGGTTTCCACGGGTGCTGGAAATGCTCGCCCGGACACTAGCGATGGGCGTCATTCTGCATCTGCCACCGACGAGGAGCTTACAGGCAGACGCCGGCTGGAGAATTCTTCTCCTGATCTAGGCATCGAAAGCGATCCGGGCCGGCTGTCGAATATGGAGCTTGGCCATAGTAGCGCGCTGAAGGTGTCTGCCTCGCCGCAGCAAAGACCGCTGCTAAAGACCCTTGAGTTGACGAAGTCGATGTCAAATCTGCTGTTGAATCCTACACTGGAAA TCAAAACAGAGGACGGCGACTCGTCGAAGGGAGCTGGACAGGAGATGTTGCAAGCAACGACCATTGTGAAACACGACTGCGCCAAGATTGAAGCGGACTATGGAGAGCTGAAACGCCGGTACAAGGAAACGCGTCGCTGCCTGTCGCAAGCTTACGACAACATCAAGTCAGCTAACAAGCGCAAGGAGCAGCTCGAGGTGGACATCAAGCAGCAGATCCACAAAACGCGCGCCGTCCTTAAGACGGTGCACAATAACATGGATCCTGGCAACGACCGGGTGTAG